In a single window of the Streptomyces sp. NBC_00285 genome:
- a CDS encoding ABC transporter ATP-binding protein, with product MREVREAFHRFWPLTRGDRKWLAAIIACVVVSALAETAAILLFAELTDTALKAGSLSAFWGPAGAWLGVAVLGALVGYFGNSLATWTAERFVLRLRAKVFRHIQDLPPHFFQQHRRGDLVERLTGDVEAIEQMVVSGVVGTIAAAFSAVFYSAAALYLRWDLALATFVLAPLFLVAARRFSGRIKEASQDERVADGAITSVVEEALGNVVLTQAYNRRRDEEKRLDREARAWMKASVRGARLSEMYEQFVEVVETLCVLSVIGLGVWEISAGRMTLGQLLAFAAFIGYLYPPVRNLGQLGLTLTAATAGAQRLNEILDAQPSVGDPAEPVPAWPVRGWVGFHGVNFRYPTAHRDSLIDVSFAAAPGELVIITGPSGAGKSTLSKLITRFYDPSAGVITLDGVPLTHLNLEFLREQIALLPQETLILNGTIRENIGTGRPGASDEEIEQAARAAAAHEFVAALPEGYDTEIAPGTASLSGGQLKRITIARAMLRAAPVLILDEPTAGLDSVAARQVVQPLRRLMSGRTTIMITHDLSLAPDADRILVVDDGRLVEAGTHAELVARRGAYARLLGPLPEDTMILRKLTDDTMILRR from the coding sequence ATGAGGGAAGTCCGCGAGGCCTTTCACCGCTTCTGGCCGCTGACCCGCGGCGACCGCAAGTGGCTGGCGGCGATCATCGCGTGCGTGGTGGTGTCCGCGCTCGCCGAGACAGCCGCGATCCTGCTGTTCGCGGAGCTCACCGACACCGCTCTGAAAGCCGGCTCGCTGTCCGCCTTCTGGGGCCCCGCCGGAGCCTGGCTGGGTGTGGCCGTCCTGGGCGCGCTGGTCGGCTACTTCGGCAACTCGCTCGCGACCTGGACCGCGGAGAGATTCGTCCTCAGACTGCGCGCGAAGGTCTTCCGGCACATCCAGGACCTGCCCCCGCACTTCTTCCAACAGCACCGCCGCGGCGACCTGGTCGAACGCCTCACCGGGGACGTCGAAGCCATCGAGCAGATGGTCGTGTCCGGCGTCGTCGGCACGATCGCCGCCGCCTTCTCGGCCGTCTTCTACTCGGCGGCCGCCCTGTACCTGCGCTGGGACCTGGCGCTGGCCACCTTCGTCCTCGCCCCCCTGTTCCTGGTCGCCGCTCGCCGCTTCTCCGGCCGCATCAAGGAGGCCTCGCAGGACGAGCGGGTCGCCGACGGCGCGATCACCTCCGTGGTCGAGGAGGCACTGGGCAACGTGGTGCTCACCCAGGCGTACAACCGCCGCCGCGACGAGGAGAAGCGCCTCGACCGCGAGGCCCGCGCCTGGATGAAGGCGTCGGTGCGCGGGGCCCGGCTCAGCGAGATGTACGAGCAGTTCGTCGAGGTCGTGGAGACGCTCTGTGTGCTGTCCGTCATCGGCCTGGGAGTCTGGGAGATCTCGGCCGGCCGCATGACCCTCGGCCAGCTCCTCGCCTTCGCCGCCTTCATCGGCTACCTGTACCCGCCGGTTCGCAACCTCGGCCAGCTGGGCCTGACCCTCACGGCCGCCACCGCGGGCGCCCAGCGCCTGAACGAGATCCTGGACGCACAACCGTCGGTCGGCGACCCGGCCGAACCCGTCCCCGCCTGGCCGGTCCGCGGCTGGGTCGGCTTCCACGGCGTGAACTTCCGTTACCCGACCGCGCACCGCGACTCCCTCATCGACGTGTCCTTCGCGGCCGCGCCCGGCGAGCTGGTGATCATCACGGGCCCGAGCGGCGCCGGCAAGTCCACCCTGTCCAAGCTCATCACCCGCTTCTACGACCCCTCCGCGGGCGTGATCACCCTGGACGGCGTTCCGCTCACCCACCTGAACCTGGAGTTCCTGCGCGAACAGATCGCGCTGCTGCCCCAGGAGACACTGATCCTCAACGGCACGATCCGCGAGAACATCGGGACGGGCCGGCCGGGAGCGAGCGACGAGGAGATCGAGCAGGCGGCCCGCGCGGCAGCGGCCCACGAGTTCGTCGCCGCGCTCCCCGAGGGCTACGACACCGAGATCGCCCCCGGCACGGCGTCCCTGTCCGGCGGCCAGCTCAAGCGGATCACCATCGCCCGCGCGATGTTGCGGGCCGCGCCCGTCCTGATCCTCGACGAACCCACCGCGGGCCTCGACTCGGTCGCCGCGCGCCAGGTCGTCCAGCCCCTGCGCCGGCTGATGTCGGGCCGTACGACCATCATGATCACCCACGATCTGAGTCTGGCCCCGGACGCGGACCGGATCCTGGTCGTGGACGACGGACGCCTGGTGGAAGCGGGCACCCACGCGGAACTGGTCGCCCGCCGCGGCGCCTACGCCCGGCTCCTCGGCCCGCTCCCGGAGGACACGATGATCCTGCGGAAGCTGACGGACGACACGATGATCCTGCGCCGCTGA
- a CDS encoding LmeA family phospholipid-binding protein: MRAPHSIPTHPRPHYDEQPEQPAPPNHRRSRRRPRRGRSALKAVASLAVLAAFLTLADRWAVLYAEHKAADTLKQRLRLTAAPEVEIDGFPFLPQLAVRRLDSVKVTVPDVAVDRVTLAAVSATAHDVRLDGDGPTSVSGLSLPALHGDVLLSFADMNRELGASQVTFRDAGRDRIVVRGTLPVAGHDLRLRADVRVARDGDRGVTTRIGGMRLDIGDLATYRPGHRASEGLHLTRGSAAAVARETRRARAVLAVPSVVRALGVPDSTVREAQRSDTVLSRLTGRPEFVRQAMRLNLLDLALAHPELLDRLGLDPALLDALSRLTRPVLADRLSLGFHLPEPAGGDLRLRDVHVAKDGIRVRIEGSGLAVGP, encoded by the coding sequence ATGCGTGCCCCCCACTCCATACCGACGCATCCCCGCCCGCACTACGACGAACAGCCTGAACAACCGGCCCCGCCGAACCACCGCCGCAGTCGCCGGCGCCCTCGGCGGGGCCGCTCGGCGTTGAAGGCGGTGGCCTCGCTGGCCGTACTCGCCGCCTTCCTCACCCTGGCGGACCGCTGGGCCGTCCTCTACGCCGAGCACAAGGCCGCGGACACCCTGAAGCAGCGGCTACGGCTGACCGCGGCGCCCGAGGTGGAGATCGACGGCTTCCCCTTCCTGCCCCAACTCGCGGTCCGCCGCCTGGACTCCGTGAAGGTGACCGTCCCGGACGTGGCCGTCGACCGGGTCACGCTGGCCGCGGTCTCGGCGACGGCCCACGACGTACGGCTCGACGGCGACGGGCCGACCTCCGTCAGCGGGCTGAGCCTTCCCGCACTGCACGGGGACGTCCTGCTCTCCTTCGCCGACATGAACCGCGAACTCGGCGCGTCCCAGGTGACGTTCAGGGACGCAGGGCGTGACCGGATCGTGGTGCGCGGCACGTTGCCCGTCGCCGGACACGATCTGCGGCTGCGTGCCGATGTGCGGGTGGCGCGCGACGGGGACCGGGGCGTCACCACCCGGATCGGCGGGATGCGCCTGGACATCGGGGACCTGGCGACCTACCGGCCGGGCCACCGGGCCTCGGAGGGCCTGCATCTGACGCGCGGTTCGGCCGCTGCCGTGGCCCGCGAGACCCGCAGGGCACGGGCCGTGCTGGCGGTCCCGTCCGTCGTACGCGCGCTGGGCGTGCCCGACTCCACCGTGCGTGAGGCGCAGCGCTCCGACACCGTGCTGTCCCGTCTGACCGGCCGCCCGGAGTTCGTACGGCAGGCCATGCGCCTCAACCTCCTCGACCTCGCCCTGGCCCACCCCGAGCTCCTGGACCGCCTGGGCCTGGACCCCGCTCTCCTGGACGCCCTCTCCCGGCTGACCCGCCCGGTCCTCGCCGACCGGCTCTCCCTCGGCTTCCACCTGCCCGAACCGGCCGGCGGCGACCTGCGGCTGCGGGACGTACACGTGGCGAAGGACGGCATCCGGGTGCGGATCGAGGGCTCGGGGCTGGCGGTCGGTCCGTAG
- a CDS encoding bifunctional metallophosphatase/5'-nucleotidase, with product MPATSQPRQSETERRRRRTYRLVAAAAGLATVGALAAALPAGAHDNGHGKPLPSRYQDVQLLSFNDLHGNLEPPSGSSGRVSELQADGTTKTIDAGGVEYLATHLREARKGNAYSVTAAGGDMVGASPLISGLFHDEPTIEALNKLDLDVTSVGNHEFDEGAKELARLQNGGCHPTAGCYTDKKFKGADFPYLAANVLDEKTGRPILKPYWVWKKKDVKIGFIGVTLEDTPGVVSAEGVKGLKFKDEVETINKYAKVLQKQGVKSIVALIHEGGQPASGSYNYNCDSPGAGDGISGPIVDIAKNISPSVDALVTGHTHAAYVCTIPDPSGKPRMVTSAASFGRLYTDTTLTYDRFTGDIARTAVKSANHVVTRTVAKAPDMTQLIGKWNTLAAPIGNRAIGYISADVASTGTESPMGDLIADAQLAYGKGLDPETDLALMNPGGVRAGLTYAAKGTEGDGVVTYAEGFTVQPFSNTVNLQDFTGAQLLKVLQEQVSGSNAASPKVLQPSANLAYTLDLTKTGAERIVLASVKLNGTAVDPAATYRVATNSFLAGGGDGFTTLGQGTNDLVGGDDLAALVQYLTANSSAGGPIAPPATNRITIVQ from the coding sequence ATGCCAGCCACATCTCAGCCGCGCCAGTCGGAGACCGAGCGCCGCAGACGCCGTACGTACCGTCTCGTCGCCGCGGCCGCCGGTCTCGCCACCGTCGGCGCCCTCGCCGCCGCGTTGCCCGCCGGCGCGCACGACAACGGGCACGGCAAGCCGTTGCCGAGCCGCTACCAGGACGTCCAGCTGCTGTCCTTCAACGACCTGCACGGCAACCTGGAGCCGCCGTCCGGCTCCTCCGGCCGGGTCAGCGAACTCCAGGCCGACGGCACCACGAAGACGATCGACGCGGGCGGTGTCGAGTACCTCGCCACGCACCTGCGCGAGGCCCGCAAGGGCAACGCCTACTCCGTCACCGCCGCCGGCGGTGACATGGTCGGCGCGTCCCCCCTCATCTCCGGCCTCTTCCACGACGAGCCCACCATCGAGGCGCTGAACAAGCTCGACCTGGATGTGACGAGCGTCGGCAACCACGAGTTCGACGAGGGCGCGAAGGAACTCGCCCGGCTGCAGAACGGCGGCTGTCACCCCACCGCCGGCTGCTACACCGACAAGAAGTTCAAGGGCGCCGACTTCCCCTACCTCGCGGCCAACGTCCTGGACGAGAAGACCGGCAGGCCGATCCTCAAGCCGTACTGGGTGTGGAAGAAGAAGGACGTCAAGATCGGCTTCATCGGCGTCACCCTGGAGGACACCCCGGGTGTCGTCTCCGCCGAGGGCGTCAAGGGCCTGAAGTTCAAGGACGAGGTCGAGACGATCAACAAGTACGCCAAGGTGCTGCAGAAGCAGGGCGTGAAGTCGATCGTGGCGCTCATCCACGAGGGCGGCCAGCCGGCCTCGGGCTCGTACAACTACAACTGTGACTCCCCGGGTGCCGGCGACGGCATCTCCGGCCCGATCGTCGACATCGCGAAGAACATCTCGCCGTCCGTGGACGCGCTGGTCACCGGCCACACCCACGCCGCGTACGTCTGCACGATCCCCGACCCGTCGGGCAAGCCCCGCATGGTCACCTCGGCCGCCTCCTTCGGCCGGCTCTACACGGACACGACGCTGACCTACGACCGCTTCACCGGCGACATCGCCCGTACGGCAGTGAAGTCGGCCAACCACGTGGTCACCCGGACCGTCGCCAAGGCGCCCGACATGACCCAGCTGATCGGCAAGTGGAACACCCTCGCGGCGCCCATCGGCAACCGTGCGATCGGCTACATCTCCGCCGACGTCGCGAGCACCGGCACCGAGTCCCCGATGGGCGACCTCATCGCCGACGCGCAACTCGCGTACGGCAAGGGGCTCGACCCGGAGACCGACCTCGCGCTGATGAACCCGGGCGGAGTCCGGGCGGGGCTGACCTACGCGGCCAAGGGGACCGAGGGCGACGGCGTGGTGACGTACGCCGAGGGCTTCACCGTGCAGCCCTTCTCCAACACCGTGAACCTCCAGGACTTCACCGGCGCCCAGCTGCTCAAGGTGCTCCAGGAGCAGGTGAGCGGCAGCAACGCGGCCTCGCCGAAGGTCCTGCAGCCGTCGGCGAACCTCGCGTACACGCTGGACCTGACGAAGACCGGCGCGGAGCGGATCGTCCTTGCCTCCGTGAAGCTGAACGGCACGGCCGTCGACCCGGCGGCCACCTACCGCGTCGCGACCAACAGCTTCCTCGCGGGCGGCGGCGACGGCTTCACCACGCTGGGCCAGGGCACGAACGACCTCGTCGGCGGCGACGACCTCGCCGCCCTCGTGCAGTACCTGACGGCCAACTCGTCGGCTGGCGGCCCGATCGCACCTCCGGCGACGAACCGGATCACGATCGTGCAGTAG